In one window of Acidovorax sp. HDW3 DNA:
- the atpG gene encoding F0F1 ATP synthase subunit gamma, which yields MAAGKEIRGKIKSVENTKKITKAMEMVAASKMRKAQDRMRAARPFAEKVRNIAVHLGEANPEYVHPFMKVNEAKAAGIIVVTTDKGLCGGMNTNVLRAVTNKLRELQNQGVQAQAVAIGNKGLGFLNRVGAKVVAQSVGLGDTPHLEKLIGPVKVLLDAYAEGKINAVYLAYTKFINTMKQESVVEQLLPLSSEQMQAEKSGASWDYIYEPDAQTVIDELLVRYVESLIYQAVAENMASEQSARMVAMKAATDNAGNVINELKLVYNKTRQAAITKELSEIVAGAAAV from the coding sequence ATGGCAGCAGGCAAGGAAATACGCGGCAAGATCAAATCGGTGGAGAACACCAAGAAGATCACCAAGGCCATGGAAATGGTGGCCGCGTCCAAAATGCGCAAAGCGCAAGACCGTATGCGCGCTGCTCGTCCCTTCGCCGAGAAGGTCCGCAATATTGCGGTTCACCTCGGCGAGGCCAACCCCGAGTACGTGCACCCCTTCATGAAGGTGAATGAGGCCAAGGCCGCAGGCATCATCGTGGTGACGACCGACAAGGGGCTGTGCGGTGGCATGAACACCAACGTGCTGCGCGCCGTGACCAACAAGTTGCGCGAGCTGCAGAACCAGGGTGTGCAGGCGCAGGCCGTTGCCATTGGCAACAAGGGTCTGGGCTTCCTGAACCGCGTGGGCGCCAAGGTGGTGGCCCAGTCCGTCGGTTTGGGTGACACGCCGCACCTGGAAAAGCTCATCGGCCCCGTCAAGGTGCTGCTCGATGCATACGCTGAAGGCAAGATCAACGCGGTGTACCTGGCGTACACCAAGTTCATCAACACCATGAAGCAGGAATCGGTGGTGGAGCAGTTGCTGCCCCTGTCCTCCGAGCAGATGCAGGCCGAGAAGTCGGGCGCAAGCTGGGATTACATCTACGAGCCGGACGCGCAGACCGTGATTGACGAGCTGCTGGTGCGTTACGTCGAGTCGCTGATTTACCAGGCCGTGGCCGAGAACATGGCTTCGGAGCAATCGGCGCGCATGGTGGCCATGAAGGCCGCTACCGACAACGCGGGCAACGTCATCAACGAGCTCAAGCTGGTCTACAACAAGACGCGCCAGGCCGCGATCACGAAGGAACTTTCGGAGATCGTCGCGGGTGCGGCAGCCGTCTAA
- the atpA gene encoding F0F1 ATP synthase subunit alpha, whose amino-acid sequence MQLNPAEISELIKSRIEGLAASSDVRNQGTVVSVTDGIVRVHGLSDVMQGEMLEFPVGSDGQPSFGLALNLERDSVGAVILGEYEHISEGDTVKCTGRILEVPVGPELIGRVVNALGQPIDGKGPINAKMTDVIEKVAPGVIARQSVDQPLQTGLKSIDSMVPIGRGQRELIIGDRQTGKTAVAIDAIINQKGQGVTCIYVAIGQKASSIKNVVRSLEQAGAMDYTIVVAASASESAAMQYVSAYSGCTMGEYFRDRGEDALIVYDDLSKQAVAYRQVSLLLRRPPGREAYPGDVFYLHSRLLERAARVNADYVEAFTKGEVKGKTGSLTALPVIETQAGDVSAFVPTNVISITDGQIFLETSLFNAGVRPAINAGISVSRVGGAAQTKVVKGLSGGIRTDLAQYRELAAFAQFASDLDASTKKQLDRGARVTELLKQAQYSPLSTSLMAATLFAVNKGYLDDVEVKKVLSFESGLHQFLKTSHAAWLERIEKNRAFDKEGKDEAELTQAITSFKKTFA is encoded by the coding sequence ATGCAACTCAATCCCGCAGAAATTTCTGAACTGATCAAGAGCCGCATCGAAGGGCTGGCAGCCAGCAGCGACGTTCGCAACCAGGGCACCGTGGTGTCCGTGACCGACGGTATCGTGCGCGTCCATGGCTTGTCGGACGTGATGCAGGGCGAAATGCTCGAATTCCCCGTGGGCAGCGATGGTCAGCCCAGCTTCGGCCTGGCGCTGAACCTCGAGCGCGACTCCGTCGGCGCCGTGATTTTGGGCGAGTACGAGCACATCTCCGAAGGCGACACCGTCAAGTGCACGGGCCGCATTCTGGAAGTGCCCGTCGGCCCCGAGCTGATTGGCCGCGTGGTCAACGCCCTGGGTCAGCCGATCGACGGCAAGGGCCCGATCAACGCCAAGATGACGGACGTGATCGAGAAGGTCGCTCCCGGCGTGATCGCGCGCCAGTCCGTGGACCAGCCGCTGCAAACCGGCCTGAAGTCCATCGACTCCATGGTGCCGATTGGCCGTGGCCAGCGCGAGCTGATCATTGGCGACCGCCAGACTGGCAAGACCGCCGTGGCCATCGACGCCATCATCAACCAGAAGGGCCAGGGCGTGACGTGTATCTACGTCGCCATCGGCCAGAAGGCGTCGTCGATCAAGAACGTGGTGCGCTCCCTGGAGCAGGCCGGCGCCATGGACTACACCATCGTCGTCGCCGCTTCGGCTTCGGAATCGGCTGCCATGCAGTACGTCTCGGCCTACTCCGGCTGCACCATGGGTGAATACTTCCGCGATCGTGGTGAAGATGCCCTGATCGTGTACGACGACCTGTCCAAGCAGGCCGTGGCCTACCGCCAGGTGTCGCTGCTGCTGCGCCGCCCGCCGGGCCGTGAAGCCTATCCTGGCGACGTGTTCTATCTCCACAGCCGCCTGCTCGAACGTGCTGCCCGCGTGAACGCCGACTACGTCGAAGCCTTCACCAAGGGTGAAGTCAAGGGCAAGACCGGTTCGCTCACGGCGCTGCCCGTGATCGAAACCCAGGCCGGCGACGTGTCCGCCTTCGTGCCGACGAACGTGATCTCGATCACCGACGGCCAGATCTTCCTGGAAACCAGCCTGTTCAACGCCGGCGTTCGCCCCGCCATCAACGCCGGTATCTCGGTGTCCCGCGTCGGTGGCGCTGCGCAGACCAAGGTGGTCAAGGGCCTGTCCGGCGGTATCCGTACCGACCTGGCGCAGTACCGTGAACTGGCCGCCTTCGCGCAGTTCGCCTCCGATCTGGATGCTTCGACCAAGAAGCAGCTTGACCGTGGCGCACGCGTGACCGAACTGCTCAAGCAAGCCCAGTACAGCCCGCTGTCCACCAGCCTGATGGCCGCGACCCTGTTCGCCGTCAACAAGGGCTACCTGGACGACGTGGAAGTGAAGAAGGTTCTGTCCTTCGAATCCGGCCTGCACCAGTTCCTCAAGACCAGCCACGCTGCTTGGCTCGAACGCATCGAGAAGAACCGTGCCTTCGACAAGGAAGGCAAGGATGAGGCCGAACTGACGCAAGCCATCACGTCCTTCAAGAAGACGTTCGCGTAA
- a CDS encoding F0F1 ATP synthase subunit delta has product MAELATIARPYAEALYKACAGAAGADLDSACAWVDELAAIAANPQLRQLADNPKTTPEQVLGVITGVARTALPEMAHNFLRTVLDNGRLQVLPEIAAQFRALVNQGNGRSDAVVYSAFALDAAALAELSATLEKRFGCKLSLVVQTDESLIGGIRVVVGDEVLDTSVKARLEQMKAALTA; this is encoded by the coding sequence ATGGCTGAACTCGCCACCATTGCCCGTCCTTACGCCGAAGCCCTGTACAAGGCCTGCGCCGGCGCTGCCGGTGCCGACCTCGACAGTGCTTGTGCCTGGGTGGACGAGCTGGCGGCGATTGCCGCCAACCCCCAATTGCGCCAATTGGCAGACAACCCCAAGACGACGCCTGAGCAGGTGCTGGGCGTCATCACCGGGGTGGCCCGCACGGCCCTGCCGGAGATGGCTCACAACTTCCTGCGTACCGTGCTTGACAACGGCCGGTTGCAGGTGCTGCCTGAAATCGCAGCCCAATTCCGCGCCCTGGTCAACCAAGGCAACGGCCGCTCCGATGCCGTGGTCTACAGCGCCTTCGCGCTCGATGCTGCGGCCCTGGCCGAACTGAGTGCCACGCTGGAGAAACGCTTTGGCTGCAAGCTCAGCCTCGTCGTGCAAACCGACGAGTCCTTGATCGGCGGCATTCGCGTGGTGGTGGGCGACGAGGTGCTCGACACCTCCGTCAAGGCCCGTCTGGAACAAATGAAAGCGGCCCTCACCGCCTGA
- a CDS encoding F0F1 ATP synthase subunit B, translated as MSINATLFVQAIVFLILVWFTMTFVWPPIAKALDERAQKIADGLAAADKAKTELAAADQRVKKELAAASNETATRLADAERRAQAIIEEAKARATEEGNKIVAAARAEAEQQAVAAREALREQVAVLAVKGAEQILRKEVNAGVHADLLNRLKTEL; from the coding sequence GTGAGTATCAATGCGACCCTGTTCGTTCAAGCCATCGTTTTTCTGATTCTGGTGTGGTTCACGATGACCTTCGTGTGGCCCCCGATCGCCAAAGCGCTGGATGAGCGGGCACAAAAAATCGCTGACGGTCTCGCTGCTGCTGACAAAGCCAAAACCGAACTTGCCGCTGCCGACCAGCGCGTGAAGAAGGAATTGGCTGCGGCCAGCAACGAAACCGCCACGCGCCTGGCCGACGCCGAGCGTCGCGCCCAAGCCATCATCGAAGAGGCCAAGGCCCGCGCCACGGAAGAAGGCAACAAAATCGTTGCTGCCGCCCGTGCCGAAGCCGAGCAGCAAGCCGTTGCTGCCCGCGAAGCCCTGCGCGAGCAGGTGGCTGTGCTGGCCGTCAAGGGTGCCGAGCAGATTCTCCGCAAGGAAGTCAACGCTGGCGTCCACGCCGATCTGCTCAATCGCCTCAAGACCGAGCTGTAA
- the atpE gene encoding F0F1 ATP synthase subunit C: MENILGLVALACGLIVGLGAIGASIGIALMGGKFLESSARQPELINELQTKMFILAGLIDAAFLIGVAIALLFAFANPFVLH; this comes from the coding sequence ATGGAAAACATTCTCGGCCTCGTCGCTCTGGCTTGCGGTCTGATCGTTGGTCTGGGCGCTATCGGCGCTTCGATCGGTATTGCGCTGATGGGCGGCAAGTTCCTGGAATCGTCGGCCCGCCAGCCTGAGCTGATCAACGAGCTGCAAACCAAGATGTTCATTCTGGCTGGTCTGATCGACGCGGCCTTCCTGATCGGCGTGGCCATTGCCCTGCTGTTCGCCTTCGCCAACCCCTTCGTCCTGCACTGA
- the atpB gene encoding F0F1 ATP synthase subunit A: MAAEAHAPTASEYIVHHLQHLQNIKQKSIVDFSVINYDSIVVGLILGFLAIFVFWRAARNATSGVPGRFQAAVEILVEMVDNQAKANIHNAESRKFIAPLALTVFVWIFLMNAMDMLPVDLLPALWQGGLGDSHAYLRVVPTADLSTTLGLSFAVLVLCIYYSLKIKGVGGWAHELVTAPFGTSKNPVFALILGVVNLLMQIIEYVAKTVSHGMRLFGNMYAGELVFMLIALMGGAAAMSLSGVLLPVGHIIAGSIWAIFHILVITLQAFIFMMLALIYLGQAHEAH; the protein is encoded by the coding sequence ATGGCCGCAGAAGCGCACGCCCCGACTGCCAGTGAATACATCGTTCACCATTTGCAGCACCTGCAGAACATCAAGCAGAAGTCCATTGTGGATTTCTCGGTCATCAACTACGACTCCATCGTCGTTGGCCTGATCCTGGGTTTCTTGGCGATCTTCGTCTTCTGGCGCGCGGCGCGTAACGCCACCTCGGGCGTGCCGGGTCGCTTCCAGGCAGCCGTGGAAATCCTGGTCGAAATGGTGGACAACCAGGCCAAGGCCAACATCCATAACGCCGAAAGCCGCAAGTTCATCGCCCCGCTGGCGCTGACCGTGTTCGTCTGGATTTTCCTCATGAACGCCATGGACATGCTGCCGGTCGATCTGCTGCCCGCGCTCTGGCAGGGCGGTCTGGGTGATTCGCACGCCTACCTGCGCGTCGTGCCCACGGCAGATCTGTCCACCACGCTCGGTCTGTCGTTTGCCGTGCTGGTGCTGTGCATCTACTACAGCCTGAAAATCAAGGGTGTCGGTGGCTGGGCGCACGAACTGGTGACCGCGCCCTTTGGTACCAGCAAGAATCCTGTCTTCGCCCTGATCCTGGGCGTGGTCAATCTGCTCATGCAGATCATTGAATACGTTGCCAAGACGGTGTCGCACGGGATGCGACTGTTCGGCAACATGTACGCTGGTGAGTTGGTGTTCATGCTGATCGCCCTGATGGGCGGCGCGGCGGCTATGTCGCTCTCTGGTGTGTTGCTCCCCGTGGGGCACATCATTGCGGGCTCGATCTGGGCGATCTTCCACATCCTGGTGATCACCCTGCAAGCCTTCATTTTCATGATGCTGGCGCTGATCTATCTCGGCCAGGCGCATGAAGCTCACTAA
- a CDS encoding ATP synthase subunit I, translating into MKNQAYETESEDEEPDFKPLTAQEAQAWRRRHPPLSVWRVVIGQVLVGAVVVVLAWLLSGKPSVAWSAGYGALSVVLPATLFARAVARHSADAGAAMVRIFVWELAKLVLTVAMLAAAPRLVKDLNWLALLAGMVVTMKTYWVALKLWPGVRKTD; encoded by the coding sequence ATGAAAAACCAAGCCTACGAGACCGAATCTGAGGACGAAGAGCCTGACTTCAAGCCCCTGACAGCCCAAGAGGCGCAGGCGTGGCGCCGCCGCCATCCACCCTTGTCGGTGTGGCGCGTGGTCATCGGTCAGGTGCTGGTGGGGGCGGTTGTGGTCGTGCTGGCCTGGCTGCTCTCCGGTAAGCCCTCTGTCGCCTGGTCTGCGGGATACGGCGCGCTCTCGGTGGTACTGCCTGCCACCTTGTTTGCGCGTGCGGTAGCGCGCCACAGCGCCGATGCCGGCGCGGCGATGGTGAGGATCTTTGTTTGGGAGCTGGCCAAGCTCGTGCTGACCGTTGCCATGCTGGCGGCGGCACCGCGCCTGGTGAAAGATTTGAACTGGCTGGCCTTGTTGGCCGGCATGGTGGTAACGATGAAAACCTACTGGGTCGCGCTCAAGCTGTGGCCCGGTGTCCGAAAAACCGATTGA
- a CDS encoding YbeD family protein, translating into MSATPPASADPRKDSLIEFPSFFPIKVMGLKADGLVHAITEIAARFDPQFDARSIELRESSGGKYLGVTITVTATSRAQLDDLYRALTAHPLVKVVL; encoded by the coding sequence ATGTCTGCCACGCCGCCCGCCAGCGCCGATCCACGCAAAGATTCGCTGATCGAATTTCCGTCGTTTTTTCCCATCAAAGTGATGGGACTGAAGGCCGATGGCCTGGTGCACGCCATCACCGAGATCGCCGCGCGCTTTGACCCGCAGTTCGACGCCCGCAGCATCGAGCTGCGCGAGAGCAGCGGCGGCAAGTACCTGGGGGTGACCATCACCGTCACCGCCACCAGCCGCGCCCAGCTCGACGATCTGTACCGCGCGCTCACGGCGCACCCGCTGGTCAAGGTGGTGCTGTAA
- the lipB gene encoding lipoyl(octanoyl) transferase LipB, which translates to MASAPELRILGRTDYAATVQAMQRLTEERDANTPDQLWICEHAALYTQGQAGKTSHILNPGDIPVVATNRGGQVTYHGPGQVVAYPLLDLRRAGYYVKEYVHRIEEAVIRTLAAFGVTGHRVAGAPGIYVRLDDPFSHARLAQRPQQRQAGSGAPVPDFSGLGKIAALGIKVSRHCTYHGVALNVAMDLQPFARINPCGYAGLATVDLSTIGVPATWDEVAQRLGQQLAARLAP; encoded by the coding sequence ATGGCGTCCGCGCCCGAGCTGCGCATTCTGGGCCGCACCGACTACGCGGCCACCGTGCAGGCCATGCAGCGCCTGACCGAGGAGCGTGACGCCAACACCCCCGATCAGCTATGGATTTGTGAGCACGCCGCGCTTTATACACAAGGGCAAGCGGGCAAAACCAGCCACATTTTGAACCCCGGCGACATCCCCGTCGTCGCCACCAACCGGGGCGGGCAGGTGACGTACCACGGCCCCGGCCAGGTCGTCGCCTACCCACTGCTCGACCTGCGCCGCGCCGGCTACTACGTCAAGGAATACGTGCACCGCATCGAGGAGGCGGTGATCCGCACCCTCGCCGCCTTTGGCGTCACCGGCCACCGCGTCGCAGGGGCTCCCGGCATCTACGTGCGCCTCGACGACCCGTTCAGCCACGCCCGCCTGGCGCAGCGCCCGCAGCAGCGCCAAGCGGGCAGCGGGGCGCCGGTGCCCGACTTTTCCGGCCTGGGCAAGATCGCCGCCCTGGGCATCAAGGTCAGCCGCCACTGCACCTACCATGGCGTGGCACTGAACGTGGCCATGGACCTGCAGCCCTTTGCCCGCATCAACCCTTGCGGCTACGCGGGTCTGGCAACGGTCGATCTTTCTACAATCGGCGTCCCCGCCACCTGGGACGAAGTAGCGCAGCGCCTGGGCCAACAGCTCGCCGCGCGCCTGGCCCCCTGA
- the lipA gene encoding lipoyl synthase has product MSSSDVVHTAQSNADYNPGAKQKAEAKVARLPIKIHRSKDEILRKPEWIRVKAGSPSTQYYEIKKILRENQLHTVCEEASCPNIGECFGRGTATFMIMGDKCTRRCPFCDVGHGRPDPLDANEPLNLARTIAQMRLKYAVITSVDRDDLRDGGAQHFADCIRLIREHSPSTQIEVLVPDFRGRDDKALAILQTALPDVMNHNLETAPRLYKEARPGADYQFSLNLLKKFKAQNPGVPTKSGIMVGLGETDDEVLQVMRDMRAHDIEMLTIGQYLAPSNSHLPVRRYVHPDTFKMFEREAYAMGFSHAAVGAMVRSSYHADQQAHSAGV; this is encoded by the coding sequence ATGAGCTCCTCTGACGTCGTACACACCGCACAATCGAACGCCGACTACAACCCCGGCGCCAAACAAAAGGCCGAGGCCAAGGTGGCGCGCCTGCCCATCAAAATCCACCGCAGCAAGGACGAGATACTGCGCAAGCCCGAGTGGATCCGCGTCAAGGCCGGCAGCCCGAGCACGCAGTACTACGAGATCAAGAAAATCCTGCGCGAAAACCAGCTGCACACCGTGTGCGAGGAAGCCTCCTGCCCGAACATCGGCGAGTGCTTTGGCCGGGGCACGGCCACCTTCATGATCATGGGCGACAAGTGCACGCGCCGCTGCCCGTTCTGCGACGTCGGCCACGGCCGCCCCGACCCGCTCGATGCCAACGAGCCGCTGAACCTGGCGCGCACCATTGCACAAATGCGCCTGAAATACGCCGTCATCACCAGCGTCGATCGCGACGATCTGCGCGACGGCGGCGCGCAGCACTTTGCCGACTGCATCCGCCTGATCCGCGAGCATTCCCCCAGCACGCAAATCGAGGTGCTGGTGCCCGACTTCCGGGGCCGCGACGACAAGGCGCTGGCGATTTTGCAAACCGCCCTGCCCGACGTCATGAACCACAACCTGGAGACCGCACCGCGCCTGTACAAGGAAGCGCGCCCGGGGGCGGACTACCAGTTCTCGCTGAATCTGCTGAAAAAGTTCAAGGCGCAAAACCCCGGCGTGCCGACCAAGAGCGGCATCATGGTCGGCCTGGGCGAGACGGATGACGAAGTGCTGCAGGTGATGCGCGACATGCGCGCGCACGACATCGAGATGCTGACCATCGGCCAGTACCTCGCCCCCAGCAACAGCCACCTGCCGGTGCGCCGCTACGTGCACCCCGACACCTTCAAGATGTTCGAGCGCGAAGCCTACGCCATGGGCTTTTCGCACGCCGCCGTCGGCGCCATGGTGCGGTCGAGCTACCACGCCGACCAGCAGGCGCATTCGGCCGGGGTTTAA
- a CDS encoding ABC-type transport auxiliary lipoprotein family protein — translation MNTHFLIAARACAARATAVFSLFLIGACSSLPQPPQAPQPYDLGPGMVQAVPLAASALPALALAEIDVPGEATGSRAMLYRLGYADAQQLRAYQQARWSQPPAVLLQQRLRERLGAAYSVLDALDRPLQSGGNARPPVLRLSLEEFSQLFASPERSSALLRLRATLVQPQTEGEHLLGQRVFVLQHSAPSADAAGGAQALSAATEALAQELQGWLQSLQK, via the coding sequence ATGAACACTCATTTTTTGATAGCTGCTCGCGCTTGTGCTGCAAGGGCTACAGCCGTTTTTTCTTTGTTTTTAATAGGCGCTTGCTCGTCCCTGCCGCAGCCGCCGCAGGCGCCCCAGCCGTACGACCTGGGGCCGGGCATGGTGCAGGCCGTGCCGCTGGCGGCGTCGGCCCTGCCGGCGCTGGCGCTGGCCGAGATCGACGTGCCCGGTGAGGCCACGGGCAGCCGCGCCATGCTCTACCGCCTGGGTTACGCCGATGCGCAGCAGCTGCGCGCCTACCAGCAGGCGCGCTGGAGCCAGCCGCCGGCGGTGTTGCTGCAGCAGCGCCTGCGCGAGCGCCTGGGCGCGGCGTACAGCGTGCTCGATGCGCTCGACCGTCCGCTGCAAAGCGGCGGCAACGCCCGCCCGCCGGTGCTGCGCCTGAGCCTGGAAGAATTCAGCCAGCTGTTTGCCAGCCCCGAGCGCAGCAGCGCCCTGCTGCGCCTGCGCGCCACCCTGGTGCAGCCGCAAACCGAGGGCGAGCACCTGCTGGGCCAGCGGGTGTTTGTGCTGCAGCACAGCGCGCCGAGCGCCGACGCTGCCGGCGGCGCCCAGGCGCTGTCAGCCGCCACCGAAGCGCTGGCGCAGGAGCTCCAGGGGTGGCTGCAGTCGCTACAAAAATAA
- a CDS encoding MlaD family protein yields the protein MENKAHALAAGAFLLVVSALLAGLALWLTRDSTRYNLYELSSKESVSGLQPQASVRYKGVAVGKVTEIGFDPLVPGNVLIRIAVNVDAPIRPTTFAVLGYQGVTGLAHVLLDDAGKDLPPPPSGPSGLPRLPLEPSSLSKLAEQGPAVVAQVQEAAERFNTLLSAHNQAEFSRLLTNIGNAADQLTQLGQRLDSTVQLRLEPALAAVPALVQDARSTLQVLQQSGASATEAAQGVRTATERLYAPGGTLAQVEQSTQALTTAANKMNDETLPRVNRASDATTRTARRFGGLADNLGENPQSLLYGNGTSQPGPGEPGFVSP from the coding sequence ATGGAAAACAAAGCCCACGCCCTCGCCGCCGGCGCCTTTTTACTCGTCGTCAGCGCCCTGCTCGCCGGCCTGGCCCTGTGGCTCACGCGCGACAGCACGCGCTACAACCTGTACGAGCTGTCGAGCAAGGAAAGCGTCAGCGGCCTGCAGCCCCAGGCCAGTGTGCGCTACAAAGGCGTGGCCGTGGGCAAGGTGACGGAGATTGGCTTTGACCCGCTGGTGCCCGGCAACGTGCTCATCCGCATCGCCGTCAACGTCGATGCCCCGATCCGCCCCACCACCTTTGCCGTGCTCGGCTACCAGGGCGTCACGGGCCTGGCGCACGTGCTGCTCGACGATGCGGGCAAAGACTTGCCGCCCCCGCCCAGCGGCCCCAGCGGCCTGCCGCGCCTGCCGCTCGAACCCTCGTCCCTGAGCAAGCTCGCCGAGCAGGGGCCGGCTGTGGTGGCACAGGTGCAGGAGGCGGCCGAGCGTTTCAACACCCTGCTCAGCGCCCACAATCAGGCCGAGTTCTCGCGCCTGCTCACCAACATCGGCAACGCCGCCGACCAGCTCACGCAGCTGGGCCAGCGGCTCGACAGCACCGTCCAACTGCGCCTGGAGCCGGCGCTGGCCGCCGTCCCGGCCCTGGTGCAAGACGCGCGCAGCACCTTGCAGGTGCTGCAGCAAAGCGGCGCCAGCGCCACCGAGGCGGCCCAGGGCGTACGCACCGCGACCGAGCGCCTGTACGCCCCTGGCGGCACGCTGGCGCAGGTGGAGCAAAGCACCCAGGCCCTGACCACGGCGGCCAACAAGATGAACGACGAAACCCTGCCGCGCGTGAACCGCGCCAGCGACGCCACGACGCGCACCGCACGCCGCTTTGGCGGCCTGGCAGACAACCTGGGTGAGAACCCCCAGTCCCTGCTCTACGGCAACGGCACCAGCCAGCCCGGCCCGGGCGAGCCTGGCTTTGTCAGCCCTTGA
- a CDS encoding ABC transporter ATP-binding protein, which translates to MASSAQTVVQIEGLWSVFGKGEAAYAVHQDLDLCVQQGEMLSLVGGSGTGKTVLLRQMLGLLTPARGRVTVLGQPAAQMCGPGAAARVGMLFQQGALYSAFNVLDNIAFALREQGTLPAALVREAAMVKLQLVGLKPEHATRMPADLSGGMIKRVALARALIMDPPLLLLDEPTAGLDPNSSDDFCDLLRTLHAQLGLTVVMVTHDLDTLFALSTRVAVLADKHVITTGAPRQVALFDHPFIHHFFQGERGRRAMAPVQSGMPLEV; encoded by the coding sequence ATGGCCAGCAGCGCGCAAACCGTGGTGCAGATCGAGGGCCTGTGGTCCGTCTTTGGCAAGGGCGAGGCCGCCTATGCCGTGCACCAGGATCTGGATTTGTGCGTGCAGCAGGGCGAGATGCTCTCGCTCGTCGGCGGCTCGGGCACGGGCAAGACGGTGCTGCTGCGCCAGATGCTGGGCCTGCTCACCCCCGCGCGCGGGCGCGTGACGGTGCTCGGCCAGCCGGCGGCGCAGATGTGCGGCCCCGGCGCGGCGGCGCGGGTGGGCATGTTGTTCCAGCAGGGGGCGCTGTATTCGGCCTTCAACGTGCTCGACAACATCGCCTTTGCATTGCGCGAGCAGGGCACGCTGCCGGCGGCGCTGGTGCGCGAGGCGGCCATGGTCAAGCTCCAGCTCGTCGGCCTCAAGCCCGAGCACGCGACGCGGATGCCTGCTGACCTGTCGGGCGGCATGATCAAGCGCGTGGCGCTGGCGCGCGCGCTCATCATGGACCCGCCGCTGCTGCTGCTCGACGAGCCCACGGCGGGGCTCGACCCGAACAGCTCGGACGATTTTTGCGACCTGTTGCGCACCCTGCACGCGCAGCTGGGGCTGACGGTGGTCATGGTCACGCACGACCTCGACACCCTGTTCGCCCTCTCCACCCGGGTGGCGGTGCTGGCGGACAAGCACGTCATCACCACCGGTGCACCGCGCCAGGTGGCGCTGTTCGACCACCCCTTCATCCACCACTTCTTTCAGGGCGAGCGCGGGCGCCGGGCCATGGCCCCGGTGCAAAGCGGTATGCCGCTGGAGGTTTGA